The following proteins are encoded in a genomic region of Fundidesulfovibrio putealis DSM 16056:
- a CDS encoding cation diffusion facilitator family transporter, with protein sequence MHHDTHAHKHGPDCCGHDHGHSHVHEHGHAHGERGARLVFWLTIVTMAAEILAGWAYGSMALLADGWHMASHAGAMAVAWFAYVFARRHADNPDFVFGSGKVNALAGFGSSIGLGLVAILMAVESCLRLVSPVAIEFTQATVVAVLGLLVNVASAWFLRDEDHSHSHDHNLKAAYLHVIADALTSVLAIVALLGGRYYGYVWLDPVMGLAGALVVGRWAYGLLKETGKTLLDHTVERSLLAELRGRVEGRGVSVRSMSVWSVGPRRMAMQLVIEDESPRPPEHYKSLLTGIDGLERITVEVHPCPCPMESNT encoded by the coding sequence ATGCATCACGACACCCACGCCCACAAACACGGCCCGGACTGCTGCGGGCATGACCACGGGCATTCACACGTCCATGAGCACGGCCACGCCCACGGCGAACGCGGAGCGCGCCTGGTGTTCTGGCTGACCATCGTCACCATGGCCGCCGAGATCCTGGCGGGCTGGGCCTACGGCTCCATGGCGCTTTTGGCCGACGGCTGGCACATGGCCAGCCATGCAGGGGCCATGGCCGTGGCCTGGTTCGCCTACGTCTTCGCCCGCCGCCACGCCGACAACCCGGATTTCGTGTTCGGTTCCGGCAAGGTGAACGCCCTGGCCGGGTTCGGCTCCTCCATAGGCCTTGGGCTGGTGGCCATCCTCATGGCTGTTGAATCCTGCCTGCGCCTCGTCTCTCCGGTTGCCATCGAATTCACCCAGGCTACGGTGGTGGCGGTGCTTGGCCTTCTGGTCAACGTGGCCAGCGCGTGGTTCCTGCGCGACGAGGACCACTCCCACTCCCACGACCACAACCTTAAGGCCGCCTACCTGCACGTCATCGCCGACGCGCTGACCTCGGTGCTGGCCATCGTGGCGCTTCTGGGCGGACGCTATTACGGCTACGTCTGGCTGGACCCGGTCATGGGCCTGGCCGGTGCGCTGGTTGTGGGCCGCTGGGCCTACGGCCTTTTGAAGGAGACCGGCAAGACGCTCCTGGACCATACCGTGGAGCGCTCCCTGCTGGCGGAGCTTCGCGGACGCGTGGAGGGCCGGGGCGTGTCGGTTCGCAGCATGAGCGTATGGAGCGTGGGGCCGCGCCGCATGGCCATGCAGTTGGTCATTGAGGATGAGTCGCCCCGTCCGCCCGAGCACTACAAATCCCTTCTGACCGGAATCGATGGCCTGGAGCGCATCACTGTGGAAGTCCATCCCTGCCCCTGCCCCATGGAGTCGAACACCTGA